gcgaatccctggtccacaagttaggacgcaggggcccgcaaactaccaaggaactcctggacatcgccaccagtcacgcctctggagaggaggcggtcggagccatatttgatcgctccgacgggaagatgaggcgggacgaggacgccggcgaaggcgcctctaaCCATCccgccaaaaagaaaaataagaaacaaTGGCGCGACAACCCGCTCGTGTCCgccgccgaccgcaaaggtggccggaagcctgcggaaggcactccgaaccacttcgagaaaatgctcgagggaccatgcccaaaccacgccttcccggccaagcacctatacaaggaatgcggccttatgcgcaaatacttggctgggggccttgataagggggagcaggggaaggagccggTTCCCACCAATGACGACACGAAGGAGAAGGATGACACCTTCCCAatgccgaccggtgccctcatgatcttcggaggatcaacggcctacgactccaggcgccaccagaaggtcgcacatcgtgaggtctataccgctggaccggccacgccagcctttctccggtggtcggaattcgccataaccttcgaccggaccgaccatccggatgccatcccacacccgggaaggtatccgcttgtcgtcgacccgatcgtcggtccaaagcggctcaccaaggtactgatggatgggggcagcggcctcaacatcatgtacgccaagacgctcgacgagatgggcattgaccgaacgcacctccgtcccgtccgagcaccttttcatggcgtcgtgccaggaaggcaagccgtgccactggggcagatcgacctgcccgtcacttttggggatcggtccaattaccggactgagaccctcaccttcgatgtagtagggttcccggggactttccacgccatcctagggcgaccATGCtgcgcgaagttcatggccgtacccaattacacgtacctgaagctgaagatgctgggtccccatggggtcatcaccatcggcacctccttctagcgcgcttacgagtgcgaggtcgaatgctgtggacacgcatccacagtcatcgcatccgaagagctcgtcacgctcagggaggaggtcattgaagggacacccgacgcaaagaagtcgtctggatcgttcgaatcggcagagggctccagggacgtcctcttcgatcctagtagctccgagggcaaaaaagtccgaatcgggaccgcgctctcctccgaataggaaagcgcgctcgtcgacttcctccgcgccaacaaggatatcttcgcgtggaaaccctcggatatgccgggcatcctgagggaggtcaccgagcatactctccaaatcctctcgggctccaagccagtgaaacaacgcctgcgccgcttcgacgaggagaaacgcagggccatcggcgaggagatagccaaactactggccgcgggattcattaaggaagtataccacctagagtggttagcaaatcttgttcttgtccgaaaaaagagcgggaaatggagaatgtgtgtcgattataccggcctcaacaaagcgtgtccaaaggatccgtttcctttgccacgaatagaccaactagtcgattccacctcggggtgcgaaaccctctgcttccttgacgcatactccggctaccatcaaatcgcgatgaaagaatctgaccagctcgcgacatcttttatcacgcccttcggatcgttctgctacatttcaatgccattcggtctgaagaatgcaggggcaacgtaccagcactgtatgcttaattgcttcgaagacctcatcgggcgaaccgttgaggcctatgtcgacgacatcgtagtcaaatccaagcgagctgaccaccttgtcgccgaccttgaacgaacctttgcgaaactccgggcaaatggcatcaaactcaatcccaaaaaatgtgttttcggggtcccgaggggcatgctgcttggcttcatcgtatccgagcgtggcatcaaagccaacccagagaaaatatcagccatcacaaggatgggcccaatccaaaacataaagggggttcagagaatcatagggtgccttgccgccctcagccgattcatttcacgcctcggcgaatgaggactccccctttatcgactcctgaagaaaactgaccgcttcgagtggacagccgaggctcaggaggtgcttgacatggttaaacgatttttaactaagccgccggtcctagttcctccatgcgacggagaatctctcctactatatatatcggccaccacccaggtggttagctctgccttaatagtagagtgagaggaagaggggcacgccttcaaggtgcagcgccctgtatatttcatcagtgaggtgttatccgactccaaaacccgctactcccagatccagaaactcctctacaccgtcctcatcaccaaaaggaagctacgccactacttcaagtcacaccccGTAACAgtggtgacgtcgttccccctcggcgaggtcgttagtagccatgacgctatgggaagaaccgcaaagtgggcactcgagctgatggatcagggcatttcttatgtcccccgaacggcaatcaaatctcaggcactagctgacttcatcgcggagtggatcgaggtccagatgccactagcagtcgtcgatcaagagtactggataatgtacttcgacggatcgctaatgaagaagggcgccggagcaggactagtctttgtatccccccttggGGTCCtaatgaggtacatggtttgacttcattttccctcatcaaacaatactgcagaatacgaagcgctcatcaacggcctacgaatcgccatcgagctgggcatccgacgcctcgacgtcaggggtgactctcagctggtcatcaaccaggtcatgaaagagtcaggctgccacgataccaagatggaggcgtactatcaagaggtccgacatctggaggacaaattcgacggcctcgaactcaatcatatccccaggtgcctcaacgaagcggccgacacactcacaaaagcagcatccagccgagagcctgttccaacaggcgtctttgccagtgatcaacacaaaccctcagtaCGCTAcgtggggtcggaacaagccaacgatggcccttctagtccgacccccaaggccaatccgccaactgctccgcccgaccctgaggtcatggagcttgaagaggacccagcagtggagtccgatcctcccaatgactggagaacgctttacctcgactatctcctccacgacgtactaccaaccgacaagacagaagcccgacggctcgcacgacgcgccaaatccttcgttcttgcagagggcaaactctacaaacgaagtcacatcggaattctgcaactctgtatccccggcgaacagggaaaactcctgctgagcgacatccacggtggagcatgcggtcatcatgtcacaccaagaaccttggttgggaatgcattccgacaaggtttctactggcccaccgcagtagccgatgccgagcaaattgtacgcacctgcgaagggtgccaatactacgctcggcaaatacacctcccggcccaggctctccagatgatccccatcacgtggcccttcgcggtctaggggctcgacctggttgggccacttaaaaaagcgcccgggggctttacccacctgcttgtcaccatagacaagtttacaaaatggattgaagctcggccaatatccacaatcaaatccaaaCAAGCTGTGTTGTTccttctcgacatcatccatcgctttggagtaccaaactccataaTTACgaacaacggcacgcagttcaccggtaggaaatttgttcgcttctgtgatgaacaacacatccgaatcgattgggcagccatcgcacacccccggacgaacgggcaggtcgagcgcgcaaacggcatgattCTTCAAGGgctcaaacctagaattttcaaccggttgaacaagttcggcgcgcgttggctcattgagctcccggctgtgctctggagcttAAGGACGACTCcgagccgggccaccggctacacacctttcttcatggtctatagttcagaggccgttctcccgacggacctcgactatggagcaccaagaatcagagcatatgacgaacagggagctgaggcatctcACCAGGACGCCATGGATCAActggatgaagcccgcgacatcgccctcctccattcagctaagtaccagcaagcgttgcgacggtaccacagccgacgggtgtagggtcgagccttcaacattggAGACCTTGTCCTCCGtcttgtacagagcaacaaggatcgccacaaactctccccgccctgggaagggccctacgtcgtcgcggaaatacttcacccaggcgcctaccgcttgaaaaccatcaaaggcgaggtcttcgccaacgcctagaacattgagcagctacgcctagaacacttttctttatcagtttttgtcttaacagaaccccgatccttagtgacttccgacccctacaaatcacgaggggtcagacttcgctcgggggctggcatgtgatcataaACATATGTcataatacaagtattacgcttgcaaaaaattcctgtgttatacttacaaacattctttAAGTTTTCCgttcgcctcataaacgagtctccagggctaagatcttgggaaccaattctgaatacaactggtaggactgcgagacacccacgccccagcggctgcaacctctttgctcaccagttcaatcagaattggctcgcccatgttcctagcttcctatgacttagaccatgagaaggatCGGAAAGCACTAAAATTATTCCTACCGgagggagaaagataaaaaattgcttgccataagcaagggatgtaattttgttcattttttgcacaaattcatcacttacaaagcaatttcattacaaaaaggaacaatatacttataaattcagaggactgtttacccgggggcttccccacaaggtTATTTTATTACAGTCTCTGCtcaactctaccacaagtgctactacggtcgccgtgccacgctctccatcggtgacgcccggggcatgtacacaggccagctcgtctactgcggtcgccgtgccacgctct
Above is a genomic segment from Miscanthus floridulus cultivar M001 chromosome 3, ASM1932011v1, whole genome shotgun sequence containing:
- the LOC136543123 gene encoding uncharacterized protein → MILQGLKPRIFNRLNKFGARWLIELPAVLWSLRTTPSRATGYTPFFMVYSSEAVLPTDLDYGAPRIRAYDEQGAEASHQDAMDQLDEARDIALLHSAKYQQALRRYHSRRV